Proteins co-encoded in one Polyangiaceae bacterium genomic window:
- a CDS encoding serine/threonine protein kinase, with product MKPGDSIVGKYVLRRRLAQGGMGEVWSAWHCYTDRDFAIKLLLPELAEHEEALGRFFQEAQATGQLMHPSIIQVYDVGQLEDNRPFLVMELLEGESLEARLSRETVLDSLEVCLIFSQVAQALKLAHEKGIIHRDLSTANVFLAAQSYGPPVPKILDFGVSKNLGPNYDGKIRTGSGAVLGSPDYMSPEQAGGAADVDPRTDLWAIGVQMYECIAGACPFRAANYNALMLDIMTREHRPLTEAMPSVDPELASIVDLCLKKDREDRIASAGELAERLERLALSLADQLGLERPGPRRRATDRLSVTAVPPRASFLPPSRASLVPAPASRAPAAAPPASALARLGRSRVLVAAGSALGGTLLGMALTASSGEPAAAAERHTKAHTTHVTAAEGSGEGPEVTPVEEAAQQSPDLVEAMTRGLGLDKSIKTDAPAAQPKQATPTQQRSTGPRGKAKRKAARHGRVALRKNPY from the coding sequence GTGAAGCCTGGGGATTCGATCGTCGGAAAGTACGTGCTGAGGCGCCGCCTGGCCCAAGGCGGAATGGGTGAAGTTTGGTCTGCGTGGCATTGCTACACGGATCGCGATTTCGCCATCAAGCTGCTGCTCCCTGAGCTGGCGGAGCATGAAGAGGCGCTTGGGCGCTTCTTTCAGGAAGCGCAAGCCACCGGGCAGCTGATGCATCCCAGCATCATTCAGGTCTACGACGTCGGGCAGCTCGAAGACAACCGACCGTTCCTGGTGATGGAGCTGCTCGAAGGTGAGAGCCTCGAAGCGCGGCTCAGTCGCGAGACGGTGCTGGATAGCCTCGAGGTGTGCCTGATCTTCAGTCAGGTCGCCCAGGCGCTCAAGCTGGCTCACGAAAAGGGCATCATCCATCGGGACCTCTCGACCGCGAACGTATTCTTGGCCGCTCAGAGCTACGGCCCACCGGTTCCGAAGATCTTGGACTTCGGGGTGAGCAAGAACCTTGGGCCAAACTACGACGGCAAAATCCGCACTGGTAGCGGCGCGGTGCTCGGCTCGCCGGACTACATGAGTCCAGAGCAGGCGGGTGGCGCCGCAGACGTCGACCCGCGCACGGATCTATGGGCGATTGGCGTGCAGATGTACGAGTGCATCGCTGGCGCTTGTCCTTTCCGTGCGGCAAACTACAACGCCTTGATGCTCGACATCATGACGCGGGAGCATCGTCCGTTGACGGAGGCGATGCCGAGCGTCGATCCGGAGCTGGCGAGCATCGTCGACCTCTGCCTCAAGAAGGATCGGGAAGATCGCATCGCGAGCGCTGGCGAGCTGGCTGAGCGACTCGAGCGACTCGCGCTGAGCCTCGCGGATCAACTGGGCCTGGAGCGCCCGGGGCCGCGTCGGCGAGCAACGGATCGCTTGAGCGTGACTGCGGTTCCGCCGCGCGCGTCCTTTCTGCCGCCGTCCCGCGCTTCGCTTGTTCCAGCTCCAGCTTCGCGCGCCCCGGCAGCAGCGCCCCCAGCGAGTGCTTTGGCGCGACTGGGGCGTTCGCGAGTGTTGGTCGCGGCGGGTTCCGCCTTGGGGGGCACCTTGCTCGGCATGGCGCTCACCGCGAGCAGCGGCGAACCTGCAGCCGCCGCGGAGCGCCACACCAAGGCGCACACCACCCACGTGACCGCCGCGGAGGGATCCGGTGAGGGCCCCGAGGTGACACCCGTCGAAGAAGCCGCTCAGCAGTCCCCGGACTTGGTGGAAGCGATGACCCGCGGCCTTGGCCTCGACAAGAGCATCAAGACCGACGCTCCTGCGGCTCAGCCAAAGCAAGCCACGCCGACGCAGCAACGCAGCACCGGGCCTCGCGGGAAGGCAAAGCGAAAGGCTGCGCGGCATGGCCGAGTGGCGCTGCGCAAGAACCCGTACTGA
- a CDS encoding site-2 protease family protein, with protein MDKVIGIVAAILGLGLLMVVHESGHLVAARAFGMKVLKFSIGVGPAIWRHKPKDSDTIYQVAPIPFMAYVQIHGMNPLEDIDPDDKESYANASLIARITAIFAGPLANYLFASILFLAAILVGGEKKATLSVDTVSKDMPAAAAGFKSGDTIKSIDGKQLETWKDLLTTVQASPDKKLEVVVDREGSEQMLTVTPKNAEGKGLIGISSKELREPVPFGKAAKLAVVMPAELVGQMLASLGRLITLKEKAELGGPIRISEEITKSVKHGPDSYLMLLGVLSTWLAVFNLLPVPALDGGRLMFLGYEAITRRRANAKVEATVHLVGMAVLLMLLLVVSVGDVGRLTGS; from the coding sequence ATGGATAAGGTTATCGGCATTGTCGCGGCAATCTTGGGGTTGGGTTTGCTGATGGTGGTGCACGAGTCCGGTCACCTCGTGGCGGCTCGGGCGTTCGGAATGAAGGTGCTGAAGTTCAGCATCGGCGTCGGGCCAGCCATCTGGCGTCACAAGCCGAAGGACAGCGACACCATCTACCAGGTCGCGCCGATCCCCTTCATGGCGTACGTGCAGATCCACGGGATGAACCCGCTGGAGGACATCGACCCGGATGACAAGGAGAGCTACGCGAACGCCAGCTTGATCGCGCGCATCACGGCGATCTTCGCGGGCCCTCTCGCCAACTATTTGTTCGCATCAATTCTTTTCCTCGCGGCAATCTTGGTTGGGGGAGAGAAGAAGGCCACGCTCAGCGTCGACACAGTCAGCAAAGACATGCCTGCGGCGGCGGCGGGCTTCAAGAGCGGCGACACGATCAAGAGCATCGACGGTAAGCAACTCGAGACCTGGAAGGATCTGCTAACCACCGTCCAGGCTAGCCCCGACAAGAAGCTCGAGGTGGTAGTCGATCGCGAAGGCAGCGAGCAGATGCTGACCGTGACCCCGAAGAACGCCGAAGGCAAAGGCCTAATCGGGATCAGCTCCAAGGAGCTTCGCGAGCCGGTTCCGTTCGGAAAGGCAGCGAAGCTTGCCGTGGTCATGCCAGCGGAGCTGGTAGGCCAGATGCTGGCAAGCCTCGGACGCCTGATCACGCTGAAGGAGAAAGCGGAGCTCGGTGGACCGATCCGCATCAGCGAGGAGATAACCAAGTCCGTCAAGCACGGGCCCGACTCCTATCTCATGCTGCTTGGCGTGCTGAGCACCTGGCTCGCGGTGTTCAATTTGCTGCCGGTGCCCGCGCTGGACGGCGGCCGCTTGATGTTCCTCGGCTACGAGGCGATCACTCGTCGGCGCGCCAACGCAAAGGTCGAGGCAACCGTGCACCTGGTTGGGATGGCCGTGCTCCTGATGCTGCTACTCGTCGTCAGCGTGGGCGACGTCGGTCGTCTCACTGGTAGCTAG
- a CDS encoding UDP-3-O-acyl-N-acetylglucosamine deacetylase — MDRIAFHGRGLHTGALCSVAMDRDLGPVRLRIGKKSLPLDELEVLRTDYGVQVGVQADPNFRLDLFEHLCAALAGLGVYEDVEIRASGPEVPLLDGGALEFSLALLGLDLPEAPPRYVIARPGELSIGTARYTFQPANHVLVQVCVDFPGVGEQWATWDGTRSHFLAEIAPARTFGFRKDHERLLAAGRARVVDPRSVMVLDDAGAVMPPGGPMRGAELARHKLLDLLGDLYLCGGPLLGELTADHPGHGNNHRLMRAAKEAQLIRRV; from the coding sequence ATGGATCGCATCGCGTTTCATGGCCGGGGCCTCCACACCGGCGCCCTGTGCAGCGTCGCGATGGATCGCGATCTCGGGCCGGTGCGCTTGCGGATCGGCAAGAAGAGCCTACCGCTCGACGAGCTCGAGGTGCTGCGCACCGACTATGGCGTCCAGGTTGGAGTCCAGGCTGACCCCAATTTCCGCCTAGATTTGTTTGAGCACCTGTGTGCCGCCCTGGCAGGCCTCGGCGTGTACGAAGACGTGGAGATCCGCGCGAGCGGGCCGGAGGTGCCGCTCTTGGATGGCGGTGCACTCGAGTTCAGCCTCGCTTTGCTGGGCCTGGACTTGCCGGAAGCGCCCCCTCGCTATGTGATCGCGCGACCGGGCGAGCTATCGATCGGCACCGCGCGCTACACCTTTCAGCCAGCCAATCACGTGCTCGTCCAAGTGTGCGTCGACTTCCCCGGCGTCGGCGAACAGTGGGCTACCTGGGACGGCACTCGCTCACACTTCCTGGCGGAGATCGCTCCAGCTCGGACATTCGGGTTTCGCAAGGATCATGAGCGGCTCCTCGCGGCGGGGCGCGCGCGGGTCGTAGACCCACGGAGCGTGATGGTGCTGGACGACGCGGGCGCTGTGATGCCTCCCGGGGGACCGATGCGAGGCGCGGAGTTAGCGCGACACAAGCTGCTCGATCTCCTGGGTGATCTCTACCTCTGCGGCGGGCCGCTCTTGGGCGAGCTGACGGCGGACCACCCCGGCCACGGCAACAATCACCGCTTGATGCGCGCCGCCAAGGAAGCGCAGCTGATCCGTCGAGTTTAG
- a CDS encoding cyclic nucleotide-binding domain-containing protein, whose amino-acid sequence MTSRLLAFEIPEPREDDDEDVAWALQTAVVQWNRQAYADTITWLRRAEDFAKGVGATERAGQIDQVATRIANEMADLASSEEETDVITSAPKLEAFADVRPRDSFGDIEVDVVISDPAASPSPPAPPVNLASTQQSTYQSAEVAAARAKSRQPSEREPDVTVSNHPPPPPRRPPPPPRTGAPPPPRTGAPPPPRPPRAGGPPPPPSATGIPPLPPPRAIAEAVSLDADLVRDTAVEMDEEPGGNTERVAQALDRMRRDSSVDALLSDTPSSMPAPVSASELIEASGVDSLMDSAAPVSMSELIPESTADRPTPDFGQHSASEAPVQDAPTLKRIRTATPTDVMPAARRPDAGVPRPHTEDVTEQMVAFDRPTVVADRTSSVPPSVDLESEPPGADPTERKLTAAEPASPSSLPPPVDERPTEVPLSAGLGPMVEGVSLMEVQGLEDLPEEAQLELVQSAELVTLGIDEEISQFEVALVTAGEVRVMPAVDDLVAASAGVGHVVFTTGSLEEGVALRAVAGEAGATVAVWRKGAMERATADCPWVADELKLVADRFQSLAGAAMGMLGERLDETLRGQVTDRLDVRRLLPDEVVVEAGSPVPGLFIVGAGRLEQVNGDDVEELLPGDFVMPAQILSAGKAPATVRAGAGGAVVLFGERMTAHELLMMVPPLLEILSA is encoded by the coding sequence ATGACTTCGAGGTTGCTGGCGTTCGAGATCCCCGAGCCGCGGGAAGACGATGATGAGGACGTCGCGTGGGCGCTGCAGACGGCCGTCGTGCAGTGGAATCGTCAGGCCTACGCGGACACCATCACCTGGCTGCGGCGCGCGGAAGATTTCGCGAAGGGCGTCGGGGCGACTGAGCGAGCGGGGCAAATCGATCAGGTCGCGACGCGCATCGCAAACGAGATGGCAGACCTCGCCTCCAGCGAGGAAGAGACGGACGTCATCACGTCCGCGCCCAAGCTCGAGGCGTTCGCTGACGTCCGACCGCGAGACAGCTTTGGCGACATAGAGGTCGATGTCGTCATTTCAGATCCTGCAGCGAGTCCCTCCCCTCCAGCTCCGCCGGTCAATCTCGCTTCGACGCAGCAGTCCACCTATCAGAGCGCAGAGGTTGCAGCCGCGAGGGCGAAGTCGCGCCAGCCCAGCGAGCGCGAGCCAGATGTGACGGTGTCGAATCACCCTCCGCCGCCTCCGAGGCGTCCGCCTCCGCCACCACGCACTGGGGCTCCGCCACCGCCGCGCACTGGGGCTCCGCCACCGCCGCGCCCGCCGCGCGCCGGAGGTCCACCGCCGCCCCCAAGCGCGACGGGTATTCCACCACTTCCTCCACCGCGTGCGATCGCCGAAGCGGTGAGCCTGGATGCTGACCTGGTCCGCGACACCGCGGTCGAGATGGACGAGGAGCCCGGTGGGAACACGGAGCGGGTCGCTCAAGCGCTGGATCGCATGCGGCGAGACTCTTCCGTCGATGCGCTGCTGAGCGACACGCCTTCGTCGATGCCGGCACCGGTGTCTGCCTCCGAGTTGATCGAGGCGAGCGGCGTGGATTCCTTGATGGACTCCGCGGCGCCCGTGTCCATGTCGGAGTTGATCCCTGAATCGACGGCAGATCGACCGACGCCCGACTTTGGTCAACACAGCGCGTCCGAGGCCCCGGTTCAGGATGCTCCGACGCTCAAGCGGATCCGTACGGCAACGCCTACCGACGTCATGCCCGCGGCGCGTCGTCCGGACGCAGGCGTGCCGCGTCCCCATACGGAGGACGTCACCGAGCAGATGGTCGCCTTCGATCGTCCCACGGTGGTGGCTGACCGGACGTCGTCGGTACCCCCCTCGGTGGATCTGGAGTCGGAGCCTCCGGGCGCCGATCCAACGGAGCGCAAGCTCACCGCCGCTGAGCCCGCGTCGCCTTCTTCGTTGCCACCGCCAGTCGACGAACGCCCGACGGAGGTGCCCCTCAGCGCAGGCCTTGGACCGATGGTCGAGGGCGTTTCACTGATGGAGGTCCAGGGGCTGGAGGACTTGCCGGAGGAGGCCCAGCTCGAGCTGGTGCAGAGCGCGGAGCTGGTCACCCTTGGCATAGACGAGGAAATCAGCCAGTTCGAGGTCGCGTTGGTCACCGCCGGCGAGGTGCGAGTCATGCCAGCCGTGGATGATTTGGTCGCGGCCTCCGCGGGAGTTGGACATGTCGTTTTCACCACGGGCTCCCTCGAAGAGGGCGTGGCGCTCCGCGCTGTCGCGGGCGAGGCGGGCGCGACCGTTGCCGTGTGGAGAAAGGGCGCGATGGAACGCGCCACCGCAGACTGCCCATGGGTCGCCGACGAGCTGAAGTTGGTCGCGGATCGCTTCCAGTCCCTGGCGGGAGCCGCGATGGGCATGCTCGGCGAGCGCCTGGATGAGACGCTACGCGGACAAGTCACGGATCGTCTCGACGTCCGTCGATTGCTGCCTGACGAAGTGGTGGTGGAGGCGGGGAGTCCCGTACCGGGCCTGTTCATCGTCGGCGCTGGCCGCCTCGAGCAGGTCAACGGCGACGACGTGGAGGAGCTCTTGCCAGGCGACTTCGTGATGCCCGCGCAGATCCTGAGTGCCGGCAAGGCGCCAGCCACCGTACGCGCCGGCGCAGGGGGCGCCGTGGTGCTCTTTGGTGAGCGGATGACCGCCCATGAGCTGTTGATGATGGTGCCCCCGCTGCTCGAGATTTTGAGCGCTTGA
- a CDS encoding bile acid:sodium symporter family protein — MESSLLVKVVLPLALFVIMLGMGMSLVPADFGRVVKKPKAVAVGIGLQMLVLPLLGLGVIKVFGLTGAMAVGLFVLALSPGGTTSNMLSYLSKGDIALSITLTAVVSLVSPFTLPLLLAPALEHFMAAGQAIKLPIAKTIVTLVAITALPVGIGMFIRSRAPGFAIRSETAVKWLSLLFLALVIAGIMRENWEKLPDFFAQAGLSSLALNVTALALGFFVSKGVRLGREQSVTIGIEVGIQNGTTALFVTTEILKNAEMGIPPAIYSLIMFATGAIFAVLVNLGRKGTEPAAAA; from the coding sequence ATGGAGTCGAGTCTGCTCGTTAAGGTCGTTCTGCCTCTGGCGTTGTTCGTGATCATGCTCGGCATGGGCATGTCCCTGGTCCCCGCCGACTTCGGCCGCGTGGTGAAGAAGCCGAAAGCAGTTGCCGTGGGGATTGGCCTGCAGATGCTCGTGCTCCCGCTGCTTGGGCTGGGAGTGATCAAGGTGTTCGGCCTGACGGGCGCGATGGCGGTTGGCCTGTTCGTGTTGGCGCTGAGCCCCGGCGGCACGACCTCCAACATGCTGAGCTACCTCTCCAAGGGGGACATCGCATTGTCCATCACGCTGACGGCGGTGGTCAGCCTGGTCAGCCCCTTCACGCTTCCCCTGCTGCTCGCTCCGGCCCTCGAGCACTTCATGGCCGCGGGGCAGGCGATCAAGCTGCCTATCGCGAAGACCATCGTCACGCTGGTGGCGATCACCGCGCTGCCGGTGGGCATCGGCATGTTCATCCGCAGCCGCGCTCCCGGATTTGCGATCCGCTCGGAAACGGCGGTGAAGTGGCTGTCCCTGCTGTTCTTGGCGCTGGTGATCGCGGGCATCATGCGCGAAAACTGGGAGAAGCTTCCTGATTTCTTCGCGCAGGCGGGTTTGAGCAGCCTCGCCCTGAACGTCACCGCGCTGGCCCTCGGCTTCTTCGTGTCCAAGGGTGTGCGACTCGGGCGCGAGCAGTCAGTGACCATTGGCATCGAGGTGGGCATTCAGAACGGCACGACCGCGCTCTTCGTAACCACCGAAATCCTCAAGAACGCCGAGATGGGGATCCCTCCAGCCATCTACAGCCTGATCATGTTCGCGACGGGCGCGATCTTCGCGGTATTGGTGAACCTGGGGCGTAAGGGCACCGAGCCGGCGGCTGCGGCGTAG
- a CDS encoding DNA translocase FtsK 4TM domain-containing protein, with translation MGARLFTPRRAVAGADEPEAPAKVASHAEPLRKGREAAALLLFAIAVFLCLALASLRTDPMDPALEGADWMGPVGAFVAGILVRAFGLVAWFAPIELALLSAPLFTKRANRANALRLAGDLVVAIILSSLVQVVAPELLAFGRAPAAGNVGLLFGELMRAMFSTLGSFLVGSTAVGLILIGRSSFSFIELCQKAMTFGRWLMVRFRAAGDRLGVAWRQAQEIRQQKRAEAALAKLPHISDKPSDEAIIAHLTDDDSDWSPLESTGEPPLALSEQLKQTFQLRAKLDSEPGQTQSPPQAEEVSKAPQAKTPTPTLADAVLGSDDAEDVSPRKRKKQKQIEVEAPEVEPEQPDETLLEAAEEPEAVDLTPKKSKGKKAKDVELGPTIVDTKPQQQTEKARRIAKKKAGTYELPSTELLEAPPPTIQEVDKASVLELSDRLEKTLADYGVTGKVEEIHPGPTVTTYEVAPQAGTKVSKVAGLSDDLALGLSRKVRIIAPIPGKSRIGFELPNDERVPVNLRELIEDKRFAKLAEKAPLPVVLGRDIVGAPFYADLASMPHVIVAGATGAGKSVGLNVMLTSILYHRSPEELRMLMIDPKVVELAPFDGIPHLLLPVVTDMKQAATALKWAVDEMERRYQLFANAGTKNIGTYNRYVDRVRNGEIQLPKAETVTAVDASGEEIQIPAAKEGDDGLQLPDRLPFIVIVIDEFADLMMQQGKDVEASVARLAQKARAAGMHVVLATQRPSVDVITGMIKANFPTRIAFRVAQKVDSRTILDEMGAEVLLGKGDMLVKMNGANDTRRVQCPFISEEEVDALADHCRSQGEPVYQDEILKAAEEEGGDEDNSEPMDARYDEAVRIVAETQRCSTSWLQRKMTIGYNRAAKIVEMMEKQGIVGPPNGAKDREILISNH, from the coding sequence ATGGGTGCAAGGCTTTTCACTCCCCGACGTGCGGTCGCTGGCGCTGACGAACCGGAAGCGCCTGCCAAAGTTGCGAGCCATGCCGAGCCTCTGCGGAAGGGACGCGAGGCGGCGGCGTTACTGTTGTTCGCCATCGCCGTCTTCCTATGCCTGGCGCTGGCCAGCTTGCGCACCGACCCGATGGACCCAGCCCTCGAGGGGGCCGACTGGATGGGCCCCGTTGGTGCTTTCGTCGCGGGAATTCTGGTGCGTGCGTTTGGGCTGGTTGCCTGGTTTGCACCGATCGAGCTGGCGCTGCTCAGCGCGCCGCTCTTCACGAAGCGCGCGAATCGCGCGAACGCCCTGCGACTGGCGGGCGATCTGGTTGTCGCGATCATCCTCTCATCGTTGGTGCAGGTGGTCGCTCCAGAGCTCCTAGCCTTCGGGCGAGCGCCGGCTGCAGGCAACGTCGGCTTGCTGTTTGGCGAGCTGATGCGCGCCATGTTCAGCACTTTGGGTTCGTTTCTGGTGGGCAGCACCGCCGTGGGGCTGATCCTCATTGGGCGGAGCTCCTTCTCCTTCATCGAACTCTGCCAAAAGGCGATGACCTTTGGTCGCTGGCTGATGGTGCGTTTCCGTGCGGCAGGTGACCGGCTGGGTGTCGCTTGGCGACAGGCCCAGGAGATCCGCCAACAAAAGCGGGCGGAGGCAGCCCTTGCCAAGCTGCCGCACATCTCCGACAAACCGAGCGATGAAGCGATCATCGCGCACCTCACTGACGACGACTCGGATTGGTCGCCCCTCGAGTCCACCGGCGAGCCGCCGCTAGCGCTCAGCGAGCAACTCAAGCAAACCTTCCAGCTGCGCGCCAAGCTCGACTCTGAGCCAGGGCAGACTCAGTCGCCGCCTCAAGCCGAGGAGGTGAGCAAGGCGCCTCAAGCAAAGACGCCGACTCCCACTTTGGCTGACGCCGTGCTCGGGAGTGACGACGCCGAAGATGTTTCTCCGCGGAAGCGAAAGAAGCAGAAGCAGATCGAGGTAGAAGCCCCGGAAGTCGAGCCGGAGCAGCCCGACGAGACACTGCTCGAGGCAGCCGAGGAGCCCGAGGCGGTGGACCTCACCCCCAAGAAATCCAAGGGAAAAAAAGCCAAAGACGTCGAACTCGGGCCTACCATCGTCGACACCAAGCCTCAGCAGCAGACCGAGAAGGCGCGGCGCATCGCCAAGAAGAAGGCAGGCACCTACGAGCTGCCGTCTACCGAACTCCTGGAGGCACCGCCGCCAACGATTCAAGAAGTCGACAAGGCTTCCGTGCTGGAGCTCTCGGATCGTCTCGAGAAGACGCTGGCCGACTACGGCGTCACCGGCAAGGTGGAGGAGATCCATCCAGGGCCCACCGTCACCACCTACGAGGTCGCGCCCCAGGCGGGCACCAAGGTGAGCAAGGTCGCGGGGCTCAGCGATGACCTGGCGCTTGGGCTGAGCCGCAAGGTGCGCATCATCGCGCCCATCCCCGGCAAGAGCCGCATCGGCTTCGAGCTACCCAACGACGAGCGCGTGCCGGTCAACCTGCGCGAGCTGATCGAAGACAAGCGCTTCGCCAAACTGGCGGAGAAGGCGCCGCTGCCCGTGGTGCTCGGCCGCGACATCGTCGGCGCGCCTTTCTATGCGGATTTGGCCAGCATGCCCCACGTGATCGTAGCGGGCGCGACCGGCGCCGGTAAGAGCGTCGGGCTCAACGTGATGCTCACGAGCATCTTGTATCACCGCTCGCCGGAAGAGCTGCGCATGCTGATGATCGACCCCAAGGTGGTCGAGCTCGCGCCGTTCGACGGCATCCCACATCTGCTGCTGCCGGTGGTCACCGACATGAAGCAGGCCGCGACGGCACTCAAGTGGGCCGTCGACGAGATGGAGCGCCGCTACCAGCTGTTTGCCAACGCCGGGACGAAGAACATCGGCACCTACAATCGCTACGTCGATCGGGTGCGAAACGGTGAAATCCAGCTGCCCAAGGCTGAAACGGTGACCGCCGTCGATGCCTCGGGTGAAGAGATTCAGATCCCCGCGGCAAAGGAGGGCGACGACGGCCTGCAGCTGCCGGACCGCCTGCCCTTCATCGTGATCGTGATCGACGAGTTCGCCGACCTGATGATGCAGCAAGGCAAAGACGTGGAGGCGTCCGTAGCTCGCCTCGCGCAAAAGGCACGAGCCGCCGGGATGCACGTCGTACTGGCGACTCAGCGCCCGAGCGTTGACGTCATCACCGGCATGATCAAAGCCAACTTCCCCACCCGAATCGCTTTCCGTGTGGCACAGAAGGTGGACAGCCGCACTATCCTGGACGAGATGGGCGCCGAAGTGTTGCTCGGCAAGGGCGACATGCTGGTGAAGATGAACGGCGCCAACGACACTCGGCGTGTGCAGTGTCCCTTCATCAGTGAGGAAGAAGTCGACGCGCTGGCTGACCACTGCCGCTCCCAAGGTGAGCCTGTCTATCAAGATGAGATCTTGAAGGCCGCCGAAGAGGAGGGCGGAGACGAGGACAACTCCGAGCCGATGGACGCGCGCTACGACGAAGCAGTGCGCATCGTGGCCGAGACCCAGCGTTGCTCCACCAGCTGGCTGCAGCGCAAGATGACCATCGGCTATAACCGCGCGGCAAAGATTGTAGAGATGATGGAGAAGCAAGGCATCGTTGGTCCGCCCAACGGCGCGAAGGATCGCGAGATCCTGATCTCCAATCACTGA
- a CDS encoding FHA domain-containing protein, which yields MPHAAPPPPPPPAAPPPPPPAQRMAPAQGYNPAPALFVEYEGTRFPVTKERFIIGRGKQSSDLTIKDPNVSRQHAMIEFLNGQYYMVDMGSTNGIEHQGQRVQRKVINEGDFFKVCDHEMRFTFHG from the coding sequence ATGCCTCACGCGGCTCCGCCGCCTCCGCCGCCTCCGGCCGCGCCTCCACCCCCGCCGCCGGCCCAGCGCATGGCCCCGGCACAGGGATACAATCCGGCTCCGGCGCTTTTCGTCGAGTACGAGGGGACGCGCTTCCCGGTCACCAAGGAGCGCTTCATCATCGGCCGCGGAAAGCAGTCGAGCGACCTCACAATCAAGGACCCGAACGTCTCGCGTCAGCACGCGATGATCGAGTTCTTGAACGGCCAGTACTACATGGTGGATATGGGCTCGACCAACGGCATCGAGCACCAAGGCCAGCGGGTGCAACGCAAGGTGATCAACGAAGGCGACTTCTTCAAGGTCTGCGATCACGAGATGCGCTTCACCTTCCACGGTTGA
- a CDS encoding L,D-transpeptidase, whose protein sequence is MRSRPLLLLAAPWLAVLGALGMAALSDSTARSQPLWQSSVPLPDDARSVLILRQGEYLWTRPDRKSPRRGTALLGAKLPLYGSQRGPGCSGTWLNVGPLAWVCDANVELSRAAPFPEDPNPTPTSSGLPLDYYFAGADGSFGYSKLSLGDVGAPDNQYEPGMSVALVRIERNVVGEAYGLNTKGLWLPMRDLNPARPLGFSTEELEDGKLDAGWVYSPMTTVRSKPNGGERVTTLNQFESIRFSEVVTKNRKRWFKIERGWVSESDVRAPTPTEPPPEVQPDERWIDVEIDQQVVTAYRGSTPLFTALASTGKGTGKSERATPKGAHRIWVKLRTTDMDNLENEYAGRYYAIEEVPWVLFFKRGYGLHGTFWHRRFGRRQSHGCVNLTPRAAERFFHWASPRLPAGWSAVIPTQYDPGTLVRVR, encoded by the coding sequence GTGAGATCGCGGCCGTTGCTCCTGTTAGCGGCACCCTGGCTTGCTGTCCTGGGTGCCTTGGGCATGGCCGCGCTGAGCGACAGCACCGCCAGGAGCCAGCCGCTGTGGCAGTCCTCGGTGCCTCTGCCAGACGACGCGCGCAGCGTGCTCATCCTACGACAGGGTGAGTACCTATGGACCCGCCCAGATCGAAAGTCGCCTCGACGCGGCACCGCCCTGCTTGGCGCGAAGCTCCCGCTTTACGGCAGCCAACGTGGCCCAGGCTGCAGCGGCACCTGGCTGAACGTGGGTCCGCTCGCCTGGGTGTGTGACGCAAACGTCGAGCTCTCCCGGGCGGCGCCTTTCCCCGAGGATCCGAACCCAACGCCAACCAGCAGTGGCTTGCCCCTCGACTACTACTTCGCAGGGGCGGACGGCAGCTTCGGCTACTCCAAGTTGTCCCTGGGCGACGTCGGCGCCCCAGACAATCAATACGAGCCCGGTATGTCCGTCGCGCTGGTGCGCATCGAACGCAACGTCGTCGGCGAAGCCTACGGACTGAACACCAAAGGCCTCTGGCTCCCGATGCGCGATCTCAATCCGGCGCGGCCACTGGGCTTCTCCACTGAGGAACTCGAGGACGGAAAGCTGGACGCCGGCTGGGTGTACTCACCCATGACGACAGTTCGCAGCAAGCCGAACGGCGGCGAACGGGTCACCACCTTGAATCAGTTCGAGTCGATTCGCTTCAGTGAGGTCGTCACCAAGAATCGCAAGCGTTGGTTCAAGATCGAGCGTGGCTGGGTCTCGGAGAGCGATGTGCGCGCGCCCACACCAACCGAGCCACCGCCCGAGGTGCAGCCTGATGAGCGCTGGATCGATGTGGAGATCGATCAACAAGTCGTCACGGCCTATCGCGGCTCGACGCCGCTCTTCACCGCCCTTGCGAGCACCGGAAAAGGCACTGGCAAGAGCGAGCGTGCCACGCCCAAGGGCGCCCATCGCATCTGGGTGAAGCTGCGCACCACGGATATGGACAACCTGGAGAACGAATACGCCGGGCGCTACTACGCGATCGAGGAAGTGCCTTGGGTGTTGTTCTTCAAGAGGGGCTACGGCCTTCACGGCACCTTCTGGCACCGGCGCTTTGGTAGGCGCCAAAGCCATGGTTGCGTGAACTTGACGCCCCGCGCCGCAGAGCGCTTCTTTCACTGGGCAAGTCCGCGCTTGCCCGCAGGCTGGAGCGCCGTCATCCCGACGCAGTACGACCCCGGCACGCTGGTACGGGTGCGCTGA